One Nitrospira sp. DNA window includes the following coding sequences:
- a CDS encoding CzcABC family efflux RND transporter, membrane fusion protein, whose amino-acid sequence MKQAAAGLREGLCGEPRQAKPSCCRPALHLLIWVILLAGAGCDRDPPAGPPVGKPSARASEGIVRLAAHEIARAGIEVRAVKKEPFPVHREFPATVQANENELAEVTTLIRGRVVEVSVDVGKDVKRGERLALLDSADLGVAEGAYLKAAAKQHEAQLVYERATDLHQHRAISLAEVQRREAEMKTARADAREASNRLALLGVPAQEIQRLDREQTIRSDVALRAPFAGRVIMRNITRGEVVETSQKCFTVADLSDVWVVGSVPEKDVRFIRPDQTVEVVVAAYPHALFSGTITHISDVLDPATRTMRLRVTVNNPDRILKPEMFATVHVYAVPAQELLTVPLAAVQNDGAGKIVFVRKGEDQFEPRRVVLGDEQGENIAVLEGLRQGEEVVVKGAFALKSEVEIHKLEPSP is encoded by the coding sequence ATGAAACAGGCAGCGGCTGGTCTGAGGGAGGGCCTCTGCGGAGAGCCGCGACAGGCGAAGCCTTCGTGCTGTCGCCCGGCGCTTCACCTGCTCATCTGGGTCATCCTCCTGGCTGGTGCGGGCTGTGACCGTGATCCGCCGGCAGGGCCTCCGGTCGGAAAGCCGTCTGCCAGGGCCTCTGAGGGGATTGTGCGTCTTGCCGCGCATGAAATCGCCCGGGCCGGCATCGAGGTGCGGGCGGTCAAGAAAGAGCCCTTTCCCGTTCATCGCGAGTTTCCCGCCACGGTTCAAGCCAATGAAAACGAACTCGCCGAAGTGACGACCCTCATCCGGGGGCGGGTGGTCGAGGTGTCGGTCGATGTGGGCAAGGATGTGAAAAGGGGGGAGCGCCTCGCGTTGCTCGACAGCGCCGATTTGGGCGTGGCGGAGGGGGCCTACCTCAAGGCGGCGGCCAAGCAACATGAGGCGCAACTCGTCTATGAGCGGGCGACCGATCTCCATCAACACCGGGCGATCAGCCTGGCGGAGGTGCAACGCCGGGAAGCGGAGATGAAAACCGCGCGGGCGGACGCGCGGGAGGCTTCCAATCGTCTCGCGCTCCTCGGAGTGCCGGCCCAGGAGATCCAACGACTCGATCGCGAGCAGACCATCAGGTCCGACGTGGCGCTTCGGGCGCCGTTCGCGGGCCGGGTGATCATGCGCAACATTACGCGCGGCGAAGTGGTGGAGACCTCGCAGAAATGTTTCACCGTCGCCGACCTGTCCGATGTGTGGGTCGTCGGGAGTGTACCGGAAAAGGACGTGCGTTTTATCCGTCCGGACCAGACGGTCGAAGTCGTCGTTGCGGCCTATCCTCACGCGCTCTTCTCCGGCACCATCACCCACATCAGCGACGTGCTCGACCCTGCGACCAGGACGATGCGCCTTCGTGTCACGGTGAACAATCCCGACCGGATTTTGAAGCCCGAGATGTTCGCGACGGTGCATGTCTATGCCGTGCCGGCTCAGGAGCTGCTGACGGTGCCGTTGGCGGCGGTGCAAAACGATGGGGCGGGCAAGATCGTCTTTGTACGCAAGGGGGAGGATCAATTCGAGCCGCGCCGGGTGGTGCTGGGAGATGAGCAGGGCGAGAACATCGCCGTACTGGAGGGACTGCGGCAGGGGGAGGAGGTGGTGGTGAAGGGGGCCTTTGCCCTCAAGTCGGAGGTAGAAATCCACAAGCTCGAGCCATCGCCATGA
- a CDS encoding Universal stress protein family — MRRRGTEPAPAIYNRSTDGGLSMKVLIATDGSKYGKWATEWAARMPFADRPQFTLVHVTDVEALRAPFMFQPVVIGNEPFIQEEIKRIEARGKATMAAAKAQMASLDMKGKLVSERGPVGRTILKLAPRRDGLVALGSRGLDALDRFMLGSVSTQVTLHAPCSVLIVKEASRPLSRILFATDGSKASDKALQFLLTKLRPETGDGREPMEVVVTHVMPFLKYPELKAAGSSLIEQCANKLGKAGYVVDEVVRLGKPADEILKVASKKKVDLIVTGAKGLGAVARFLLGSISTKVVQHSACSVLVVR; from the coding sequence ATGCGCCGGCGTGGCACGGAGCCTGCACCTGCCATCTACAACCGATCAACCGATGGGGGACTGTCTATGAAAGTGCTGATTGCGACCGATGGATCGAAGTACGGGAAGTGGGCGACGGAATGGGCGGCGCGGATGCCCTTCGCGGACAGGCCGCAGTTCACGTTGGTGCATGTGACGGATGTCGAGGCGCTGCGCGCCCCCTTCATGTTTCAGCCGGTGGTGATCGGCAATGAGCCGTTCATTCAGGAGGAAATCAAACGCATCGAGGCCCGCGGAAAGGCCACGATGGCCGCGGCCAAGGCCCAGATGGCTTCGCTCGACATGAAGGGCAAGCTGGTCTCGGAGCGTGGCCCTGTCGGCCGGACGATCCTGAAGTTGGCGCCGCGGCGGGATGGACTGGTGGCGCTCGGCAGCCGGGGGTTGGATGCGCTCGACCGGTTCATGCTCGGCAGCGTCTCGACGCAGGTGACCTTGCATGCACCCTGTTCGGTCCTCATCGTGAAGGAAGCGTCTCGTCCCCTGAGCCGGATTCTGTTCGCGACCGACGGCTCCAAGGCATCGGACAAGGCGTTGCAATTCCTCTTGACCAAACTCCGTCCGGAGACGGGCGACGGCCGGGAGCCGATGGAAGTCGTGGTGACCCATGTCATGCCCTTCCTCAAGTATCCGGAATTGAAGGCAGCCGGCAGCAGCCTGATCGAGCAATGCGCAAACAAACTCGGCAAGGCCGGCTATGTGGTCGACGAAGTGGTCCGGCTCGGGAAACCGGCCGATGAGATTTTGAAGGTGGCGTCCAAAAAGAAGGTCGATCTCATTGTGACGGGAGCCAAGGGCCTGGGGGCGGTCGCACGGTTTTTGCTCGGGAGTATTTCGACGAAGGTGGTTCAACACAGCGCCTGCTCGGTTCTCGTGGTTCGGTAA